Within Massilia endophytica, the genomic segment TTGCTCGCTGGTCAGGGGCTCGTCCTTGACCTTGGCCTTGACGCTCAGCACGTAGTTGCCGTCGGCGATGGTGCTGCCGTCCTTCAGCTTGCCGTCCCACACCATGGGCAGGGCGCCGGCGTCGACGTCGTTCATGGTGATGGTGTGCTTGATGTTGCCGGCCTTGTCCTTGATGTCGACCGTGACTTCATCGGCCGAGGTGGCCAGCTCCAGGCCGAAGATGCCCTTGCCTTCCGTGACCTGGATGGAGGTGCCGGGGGCGAGGATGCCGTGGTTGATGAGGCTGGTTGCCTGCAGGTTGGCGGCGGCCTGCTGGTCCGAACGCAGGGTTTCCAGCGTATCGTTGAGCTTGTTGATGCCGGTCACGGTGTTCAGCTGCGCCAGCTGGCTGGTGACCTGGGCGTTGTCGAGCGGGTTCAGCGGATCCTGGTTCTTGAGCTGGGTGATCAGCAGCGTCATGAACTTGTCCTGCTCGGCCGAGATCTTGTCGCTGGTGGAAGGCCCTTTCGGGTTCACGGCGTTCAGCAGGGCCGAGGACGGCGCGGTATTGGTATTGGTGGTGGCGACGGCCATGGTTATTGTCCGATGGTGAGGGTTTTGAGCAGCAGCGACTTGGCTGCGTTCATGGTTTCCACATTGGTCTGGTAGGAGCGCGAGGCCGACAGCATGTTCACCATCTCGTCCACGACATTCACATTGGGCATGCTCACATAGCCCTTCTCGTCGGCCAGCGGGTTCTTCGGATCGTAGACCTGCTTCAGGGGCGAGGGATCCTCGATCACCTGGCGCACCTTGACGCCGGTGGAAGCCTTGTCGCCCGCGGGCGTGGCTTCGAACACCACCTGCTTGGCGCGGTAGGCTGTGCCGTTGGCGCTGGTGGCCGAATCGGCATTGGCCAGATTCGACGCCACCACGTTCAGGCGCTGGGCCTGGGCGCTCATGGCCGAACCGGATACATTGAAAATATTAAACAGCGACATGATTACTGACCTCCCTGAATGGCCGCCAAGAGGCCCTTGATCTGGGAATTGATCAGGGTGACGCCCGCTTCATAGCGCAGCGCGTTGTCGGCGAACTGATTGCGTTCCACATCCATGTCCACGGTATTGCCGTCGACCGAACCCTGCACCACGCCGCGGTAGAGCAGCGGCGTGCCGTCGGGCAGGGCCTTGCCGTCCTGCGCGGGCGCCCCGTAGTGCTTGGCTGCGGTGGTCTTCAGCCCGGCCTGGTTCGCATTGCCCAGCGCATTGCTGAGGGCGGCGCTAAAATCGATGTCGCGCGCCTTGTAGCCGGGCGTATCCGCGTTGGCAATATTCGAGGCGATGACGGACTGGCGCTGCGAGCGCAGGCTGAGCGCGGTCTCATTGAATCGCAGGTAATCGTCGAGTTTCCCTAGCATGGCAGCTCCATGGCATCTTCTGGTAGTGACAGGTTCGATCATACGGAGCCGGGGGCGCAAACAATCCGATGAGAAAGACGGGCTTTTCCGCCCTATTCCCCGCTTCGCTTTACACGGCCGCCTTTAAGATGGCTGCATTCCCCACTGTATGAAGTGCCCGCCATGAAACTGCCGATGTTCACTGCCGCGCTGCTGCTGAGCTCCCTCGCCCAGGCGCAGACGCCGCCCAAGACGGACGCCGCCCGCCTGCGCCAGACGGTCGAGCAATTCCTGCAGGTGCAGAGCGCCGGCCTGCCGGGCAAGGTGAATGTCACGGTGGGCGCCATCGACAGCCGCACGGCGCTCGGCCCCTGCGCCGCGCCGGAGGCCTTCCTGATGCCCGGCGCGCGCGCCTGGGGCAAGACTTCGGTGGGCGTCAGGTGTGCGGCGCCCTCCACATGGACGGTATATATTCAGGCTAACGTGTCGGTGCTGGGCAACTATATTGCCGCCGGCGTGCCGCTGGCCCAGGGCCAGACCATCCAGGAAAGCCAGCTGGTGACCCTGCAGGCGGACCTGACGACCTTGCCATCCAACATCGTCACCGACAAAGCGCAGGTGGTTGGCCGCAGCAGCAATATTTCGCTCGCGGCCGGGATGCCTTTGCGTTTGGACAACATGCGGAACAAGCCCGTGGTGCAGAACGGCCAGCTGGTGCGCCTGGTGGCGGCCGGCGCCGGATTCAGCATTTCATCGGAAGGCAAGGCCACCGGCAATGCGTCGGAAGGCCAGGTGGTGCAGGTAAGGACGGCGAGCGGCCAGCAGGTCTCGGGCGTCGCCAAGGCAGGAGGTCTGGTCGAGGTCGCGTTCTGAGGATTTGCCGGCCGGGCTAAAGTTTTCGCCGCCTGCGCCGATATATGACTCGTGTACCGGGGTAAAAGTACTCCAACCAGACGAGGAAGATGCTGTGAAAATCAACGATACATTAAAGAGCACGAACGGCTTGCCGGCGTCCTCGCCCAATACGGCCGGCAGTGCGCGCACTGCCGAAAAGGCCGCGGCGACCGCGGCACAGACCCAGGCCAGCTCGGACAATGTGCGCCTGTCGGCCCAAGGACAGGCGCTGGCGGCCAGCGGCACCAGCGGCGCGAATGCGGTCTTCGACAGCAAGAAGGTCGAGCGCATCAAGCTGGCGATTGCCGATGGCCAATTCCAGGTCAATTCGGAGAAAGTGGCGGACGGCCTGCTGGAAACGGTCAAGGACCTGCTGCACTCCCGCAAACGATAGGTAGAACATGCACACCGCCACCCCGATGGACAGCCTGCGCGCCGAGCAGGCCCTGATCGCACAATTGCTGGACGTCCTGCAAGAGGAACAGCAGTGCCTGGTGGCGGCCGAGATCGATGCGCTGAGCGAACTGACGCCGCGCAAGTCGGCCCTGATCGGCGAGATGGCGGTGCTGGCCTCGCAGCGCCACCGTCAGCTGGGCGCGGCGGGCTTTGCGGCCCAGGAATCGGGCATGGACGCGTGGCTGGCCGCGCATGGCGGCGACGCCGGCGCGGCGCTCTGGCAGCAGCTGCTGGACCAGACGCGCGAAGCGAAGGAACTGAACCGCCTGAATGGCATGCTGATCAACCGCCAGCTGGGCCACACCCAGGGCGCCCTGCAGGCCTTGCGCCCGCAAGCGGCCCCCGTCTACGGCCCCAACGGCCAGACCGCCCCCCGCCCCGCCAGCCGCGGCTTCGTCGCCGGCTGATCCACCAAAAATTTCCTAATTGGGGACAGACCCCTTTAAGCAACACCCTAGGGTGTTGCTTAAAGGGGTCTGTCCCCAATTAGGAAATTTTCATTGCGCCGGGGTGGTGGGGATTTCTTTGACGACGTCCGGTAGGTTGGAGAGGATCGTCACCGCCACGCGGCGGTTGCGGGCGCGGCCTTCGGCTGTGTCGTTCGGGGCCACGGGGTGGTTGGCGGCGTGCCCCACGGCCGTGAGCCGCTCGGGCGCCACGCCCGCGTCGATGAAGAGGCGCACCACCGCCGCCGCCCGCACCGCCGACAGCTCCCAGTTCGAGGCGAAGGCCGTGCGGATCGGCTGGTTGTCGGTATGGCCTTCCACCTGCACCGCATGCGGATCGTTCTTCAGCAGCCCCGCCACGGCGCGCAGGGCTTCGCGCGATTCGTTCGTCAGCCGCGCATCGGCCGGCTCGAACAGCACGCTGGCGTTGATCTCCACGCTCACGCCGCGGCTGGTCTGCGTCACCCTCACCTTCCCTTCCTTGACCAGCGGCGCCATGGTGGACATGAGGTCCTGCGCCAGCTTGGTGAGCTGGGTGCGCTCGCGCTTCATCATTTCCTGGCGCCGTTTCAACGCGGGATTGGGCAGGGGCAGATTGGGAATGTCGGTGTCGATGCGGCGCGCCGCGCCCTGGCCGCCGAAGGCGTCGCCCAGGGCGTCGGAGAAGATCTTGTACTTGCCCTCGTTGACCGAGGAGATGGAGTACATCACCACGAAGAAGGCGAACAGCAGCGTGATGAAGTCGGCGTAGGAGATCAGCCAGCGCTCGTGGTTCTCCGGCTCC encodes:
- a CDS encoding flagellar hook assembly protein FlgD, which produces MAVATTNTNTAPSSALLNAVNPKGPSTSDKISAEQDKFMTLLITQLKNQDPLNPLDNAQVTSQLAQLNTVTGINKLNDTLETLRSDQQAAANLQATSLINHGILAPGTSIQVTEGKGIFGLELATSADEVTVDIKDKAGNIKHTITMNDVDAGALPMVWDGKLKDGSTIADGNYVLSVKAKVKDEPLTSEQVRTLSFGTVASVSNGAGGVKLNIPNLGQLTMDDIKQIL
- the flgC gene encoding flagellar basal body rod protein FlgC; this encodes MSLFNIFNVSGSAMSAQAQRLNVVASNLANADSATSANGTAYRAKQVVFEATPAGDKASTGVKVRQVIEDPSPLKQVYDPKNPLADEKGYVSMPNVNVVDEMVNMLSASRSYQTNVETMNAAKSLLLKTLTIGQ
- the flgB gene encoding flagellar basal body rod protein FlgB; the encoded protein is MLGKLDDYLRFNETALSLRSQRQSVIASNIANADTPGYKARDIDFSAALSNALGNANQAGLKTTAAKHYGAPAQDGKALPDGTPLLYRGVVQGSVDGNTVDMDVERNQFADNALRYEAGVTLINSQIKGLLAAIQGGQ
- the flgA gene encoding flagellar basal body P-ring formation chaperone FlgA, which codes for MKLPMFTAALLLSSLAQAQTPPKTDAARLRQTVEQFLQVQSAGLPGKVNVTVGAIDSRTALGPCAAPEAFLMPGARAWGKTSVGVRCAAPSTWTVYIQANVSVLGNYIAAGVPLAQGQTIQESQLVTLQADLTTLPSNIVTDKAQVVGRSSNISLAAGMPLRLDNMRNKPVVQNGQLVRLVAAGAGFSISSEGKATGNASEGQVVQVRTASGQQVSGVAKAGGLVEVAF
- the flgM gene encoding flagellar biosynthesis anti-sigma factor FlgM produces the protein MKINDTLKSTNGLPASSPNTAGSARTAEKAAATAAQTQASSDNVRLSAQGQALAASGTSGANAVFDSKKVERIKLAIADGQFQVNSEKVADGLLETVKDLLHSRKR
- a CDS encoding flagella synthesis protein FlgN — encoded protein: MHTATPMDSLRAEQALIAQLLDVLQEEQQCLVAAEIDALSELTPRKSALIGEMAVLASQRHRQLGAAGFAAQESGMDAWLAAHGGDAGAALWQQLLDQTREAKELNRLNGMLINRQLGHTQGALQALRPQAAPVYGPNGQTAPRPASRGFVAG
- the motD gene encoding flagellar motor protein MotD, giving the protein MAFVYRRARRKFDEEPENHERWLISYADFITLLFAFFVVMYSISSVNEGKYKIFSDALGDAFGGQGAARRIDTDIPNLPLPNPALKRRQEMMKRERTQLTKLAQDLMSTMAPLVKEGKVRVTQTSRGVSVEINASVLFEPADARLTNESREALRAVAGLLKNDPHAVQVEGHTDNQPIRTAFASNWELSAVRAAAVVRLFIDAGVAPERLTAVGHAANHPVAPNDTAEGRARNRRVAVTILSNLPDVVKEIPTTPAQ